A window of Ananas comosus cultivar F153 linkage group 4, ASM154086v1, whole genome shotgun sequence contains these coding sequences:
- the LOC109709350 gene encoding E3 ubiquitin-protein ligase CIP8-like has product MDGAAMVGRYWCHRCSQMVYPVMEVEIKCPHCDSGFVEEISGRGDDAADLSSDRALSLWAPILLGMMGSSSRRRRRRFRIAEAAAAAAAAEEDDYDDDRERDRQLEAVVRRWRRSSAILQLLHSLRDRNRLMDSDNFDREREREREREGLFLINPFNQALILSQNDQNQNSRSNESATISLGDYFLGPGLDLLLQHLADNDPNRHGTPPAKKEAVDSMPVVKIGEAASCSVCLEEFVFGEEAREMPCSHKFHGKCILPWLELHSSCPVCRFQMPVDESKEPNAGEGSESSHSSGGRNGGNNEDGGGNRRRFWMPVPWPFSGLFSLSGSDGNANSSPTQPSSSSRGGGDDSWRDEH; this is encoded by the coding sequence ATGGATGGTGCAGCTATGGTGGGGAGATATTGGTGCCACAGGTGCTCACAAATGGTGTACCCTGTAATGGAGGTGGAGATCAAATGCCCTCATTGTGATAGTGGTTTCGTCGAAGAGATCAGCGGCAGAGGCGACGACGCAGCAGATCTCAGCTCCGATCGCGCCCTCTCCCTCTGGGCCCCGATCCTCCTCGGCATGATGGGCAgctcctcccgccgccgccgacgcagATTTCGAAttgcagaagcagcagcagcagcagcagcagcagaagaagaCGATTACGATGACGACCGCGAACGCGACCGCCAATTGGAAGCTGTCgtgcggcggtggcggcggagctCGGCAATCCTGCAGTTGCTCCATTCCCTGAGAGACAGAAACAGGTTAATGGATTCTGACAATTTtgacagagagagggagagggagagggagagggaggggttGTTCCTCATCAATCCTTTCAATCAGGCCTTGATTCTCAGCCAAAATGATCAGAATCAGAATTCAAGAAGCAACGAGAGCGCAACCATTTCGCTGGGGGACTACTTCCTCGGCCCGGGACTGGATCTCCTGCTGCAGCATTTGGCCGATAATGATCCGAACCGACACGGGACGCCGCCTGCAAAGAAGGAGGCCGTCGATTCGATGCCCGTGGTGAAGATCGGCGAGGCCGCCAGCTGCTCGGTTTGCCTGGAAGAGTTTGTTTTCGGTGAGGAGGCGCGGGAGATGCCCTGCAGCCATAAGTTCCACGGCAAATGCATACTGCCTTGGCTGGAGCTGCACAGCTCGTGCCCGGTCTGTCGGTTTCAGATGCCGGTGGACGAATCCAAGGAGCCGAATGCAGGCGAGGGGAGTGAGAGTAGTCATAGTTCGGGAGGTCGAAATGGCGGCAACAATGAAGATGGTGGAGGAAACAGAAGGCGATTCTGGATGCCGGTGCCGTGGCCTTTCAGTGGACTGTTCTCGCTGTCGGGGTCGGACGGCAACGCAAACTCTTCCCCGACACAGCCGTCGTCGTCTTCTCGGGGAGGAGGCGACGATTCTTGGCGCGACGAGCACTGA
- the LOC109709491 gene encoding glucosidase 2 subunit beta isoform X2 produces the protein MRKPHLRLSLLVSCVSLLWIAAFATPPPRESLGIAPQDENYFRSSVIKCKDGSKQFTRDQLNDEFCDCPDGTDEPGTSACPGGKFYCRNVGHAPLTIFSSRVNDGICDCCDGTDEYDGKANCQNTCWEAGKAAREKLKKKIATFKDGVAIRNQEVEKAKQAFAKDEAELAKLKNEEKILNGLVEKLKEQKERIEKAEEEERLKKEKEEKRLKEEAEKQAIEDKKATQDSQEGNVDATLEKSSEVQLQEGNDHRTEVEDGNNQENTKSDEGDEVDDQGNIESYIGDDEPIDGLSSTPTLEEHVVESEDDNMIKAASRDDSAAKAASKTSEEQDHAPLDTEGLSKEELGRLIASRWTGENVAPKTDEVRENAKEEGDEYRLDTEIPEPAEESYDGYNSETDEEANRYEEDDFEDERDEEYNEDHIDPADSYYSDEAGKSDHSGGSSWLEKIQQKVQSVLQAFNFFKTPVDLSEASHVRKEYDDSSSKLSKLRSRISSLTEKLKHDFGKEKEFYSFYDQCFESKQNKYVYKVCPFKKASQNEGHSSTQLGRWDKFEESYRIMHFSNGDRCWNGPDRSLKVRLRCGLKNELTEVDEPSRCEYVAILSTPLLCYEERLKELQQKLDDMMRQPSTHDEL, from the exons ATGCGAAAGCCCCATCTCCGCCTCTCGCTCCTCGTCTCATGCGTTTCCCTCCTTTGGATCGCCGCGTTCGCCACCCCTCCCCCTCGGGAATCGCTCGGAATCGCTCCGCAAG ATGAGAACTACTTTAGATCCAGCGTGATCAAATGCAAGGACGGATCCAAGCAGTTCACCAGGGATCAGCTCAACGATGAGTTCTGCGATTGCCCCGATGGAACCGACGAACCTG GAACATCGGCGTGCCCAGGAGGGAAATTCTATTGCCGCAATGTGGGTCATGCTCCCCTCACGATCTTCTCGTCCAGAGTGAATGATGGAATATGCG ATTGTTGCGATGGGACTGATGAATATGATGGCAAGGCCAACTGCCAGAATACATGCTGGGAGGCTGGAAAAGCAGCGAGGgagaaattgaagaaaaagaTAGCAACTTTTAAAGATGGGGTTGCTATTCGGAACCAGGAGGTCGAAAAGGCGAAACAGGCATTTGCTAAAGATGAAGCAGAGTTAGCTAAACttaaaaatgaagagaaaataCTTAACGGCCTGGTGGAGAAGCTTAAAG AACAAAAAGAACGAATAGAAAAGGCAGAGGAAGAAGAACGcttaaagaaagagaaggaagaaaagaggcTAAAAGAAGAAGCTGAAAAGCAAGCCATCGAAGATAAGAAAGCAACTCAGGATTCTCAAGAGGGAAATGTTGATGCGACTCTTGAAAAATCGTCAGAAGTCCAATTACAG GAAGGAAATGATCACAGAACCGAAGTTGAAGATGGAAATAATCAAGAAAACACCAAATCTGATGAAGGAGATGAGGTTGACGATCAAGGAAATATCGAATCGTATATTGGAGATGATGAACCAATTGATGGGTTATCTTCTACCCCTACACTTGAAGAG CATGTAGTGGAAAGCGAAGATGACAACATGATCAAGGCTGCTAGTAGAGATGATTCTGCAGCTAAGGCGGCTTCTAAAACATCAGAGGAACAG GATCATGCTCCTCTTGATACCGAAGGCTTATCGAAAGAGGAACTAGGTCGACTGATAGCTTCTCGCTGGACTGGTGAAAATGTTGCGCCAAAAACAGATGAAGTAAGAGAGAATGCCaaagaggaaggagatgaaTATAGGCTGGATACTGAAATACCAGAGCCTGCAGAGGAGAGTTACGATGGATATAATTCAGAAACTGATGAAGAAGCAAACAGGTATGAGGAGGATGACTTCGAGGATGAACGAGATGAGGAATACAATGAAGACCATATTGATCCTGCTGACTCTTATTACAGTGATGAAGCAGGCAAAAGTGACCATTCAG GGGGTTCATCATGGCTGGAAAAGATTCAGCAAAAGGTGCAAAGTGTTCTTCAAGCCTTTAACTTTTTCAAGACCCCAGTGGATCTATCAG AGGCTTCTCATGTCAGGAAGGAATATGATGACTCCAGTTCAAAGTTGTCCAAGTTACGATCGAGAATTTCCAGCTTGACGGAGAAGCTAAAACATGATTTTG GTAAGGAGAAAGAATTCTACTCCTTTTATGACCAATGCTTTGAGAGCAAGCAGAACAA GTATGTTTACAAAGTCTGTCCGTTCAAAAAAGCATCCCAGAATGAAGGCCACAGTTCGACTCAATTGGG GCGGTGGGACAAATTTGAGGAGTCTTATCGCATCATGCATTTTTCTAATGGAGATAGATGCTGGAATGGCCCCGACAGAAGCCTAAAG GTCAGGCTTAGATGTGGATTAAAGAATGAGCTAACTGAGGTTGATGAACCGAGCAGATGCGA ATATGTGGCTATACTATCAACTCCTTTGCTATGTTACGAAGAAAGGCTAAAG GAACTGCAGCAGAAATTGGATGACATGATGAGGCAACCCTCAACTCATGATGAACTCTAG
- the LOC109709491 gene encoding glucosidase 2 subunit beta isoform X1 encodes MRKPHLRLSLLVSCVSLLWIAAFATPPPRESLGIAPQDENYFRSSVIKCKDGSKQFTRDQLNDEFCDCPDGTDEPGTSACPGGKFYCRNVGHAPLTIFSSRVNDGICDCCDGTDEYDGKANCQNTCWEAGKAAREKLKKKIATFKDGVAIRNQEVEKAKQAFAKDEAELAKLKNEEKILNGLVEKLKEQKERIEKAEEEERLKKEKEEKRLKEEAEKQAIEDKKATQDSQEGNVDATLEKSSEVQLQEGNDHRTEVEDGNNQENTKSDEGDEVDDQGNIESYIGDDEPIDGLSSTPTLEEHVVESEDDNMIKAASRDDSAAKAASKTSEEQDHAPLDTEGLSKEELGRLIASRWTGENVAPKTDEVRENAKEEGDEYRLDTEIPEPAEESYDGYNSETDEEANRYEEDDFEDERDEEYNEDHIDPADSYYSDEAGKSDHSDLTDSGGSSWLEKIQQKVQSVLQAFNFFKTPVDLSEASHVRKEYDDSSSKLSKLRSRISSLTEKLKHDFGKEKEFYSFYDQCFESKQNKYVYKVCPFKKASQNEGHSSTQLGRWDKFEESYRIMHFSNGDRCWNGPDRSLKVRLRCGLKNELTEVDEPSRCEYVAILSTPLLCYEERLKELQQKLDDMMRQPSTHDEL; translated from the exons ATGCGAAAGCCCCATCTCCGCCTCTCGCTCCTCGTCTCATGCGTTTCCCTCCTTTGGATCGCCGCGTTCGCCACCCCTCCCCCTCGGGAATCGCTCGGAATCGCTCCGCAAG ATGAGAACTACTTTAGATCCAGCGTGATCAAATGCAAGGACGGATCCAAGCAGTTCACCAGGGATCAGCTCAACGATGAGTTCTGCGATTGCCCCGATGGAACCGACGAACCTG GAACATCGGCGTGCCCAGGAGGGAAATTCTATTGCCGCAATGTGGGTCATGCTCCCCTCACGATCTTCTCGTCCAGAGTGAATGATGGAATATGCG ATTGTTGCGATGGGACTGATGAATATGATGGCAAGGCCAACTGCCAGAATACATGCTGGGAGGCTGGAAAAGCAGCGAGGgagaaattgaagaaaaagaTAGCAACTTTTAAAGATGGGGTTGCTATTCGGAACCAGGAGGTCGAAAAGGCGAAACAGGCATTTGCTAAAGATGAAGCAGAGTTAGCTAAACttaaaaatgaagagaaaataCTTAACGGCCTGGTGGAGAAGCTTAAAG AACAAAAAGAACGAATAGAAAAGGCAGAGGAAGAAGAACGcttaaagaaagagaaggaagaaaagaggcTAAAAGAAGAAGCTGAAAAGCAAGCCATCGAAGATAAGAAAGCAACTCAGGATTCTCAAGAGGGAAATGTTGATGCGACTCTTGAAAAATCGTCAGAAGTCCAATTACAG GAAGGAAATGATCACAGAACCGAAGTTGAAGATGGAAATAATCAAGAAAACACCAAATCTGATGAAGGAGATGAGGTTGACGATCAAGGAAATATCGAATCGTATATTGGAGATGATGAACCAATTGATGGGTTATCTTCTACCCCTACACTTGAAGAG CATGTAGTGGAAAGCGAAGATGACAACATGATCAAGGCTGCTAGTAGAGATGATTCTGCAGCTAAGGCGGCTTCTAAAACATCAGAGGAACAG GATCATGCTCCTCTTGATACCGAAGGCTTATCGAAAGAGGAACTAGGTCGACTGATAGCTTCTCGCTGGACTGGTGAAAATGTTGCGCCAAAAACAGATGAAGTAAGAGAGAATGCCaaagaggaaggagatgaaTATAGGCTGGATACTGAAATACCAGAGCCTGCAGAGGAGAGTTACGATGGATATAATTCAGAAACTGATGAAGAAGCAAACAGGTATGAGGAGGATGACTTCGAGGATGAACGAGATGAGGAATACAATGAAGACCATATTGATCCTGCTGACTCTTATTACAGTGATGAAGCAGGCAAAAGTGACCATTCAG ATTTGACTGATTCGGGGGGTTCATCATGGCTGGAAAAGATTCAGCAAAAGGTGCAAAGTGTTCTTCAAGCCTTTAACTTTTTCAAGACCCCAGTGGATCTATCAG AGGCTTCTCATGTCAGGAAGGAATATGATGACTCCAGTTCAAAGTTGTCCAAGTTACGATCGAGAATTTCCAGCTTGACGGAGAAGCTAAAACATGATTTTG GTAAGGAGAAAGAATTCTACTCCTTTTATGACCAATGCTTTGAGAGCAAGCAGAACAA GTATGTTTACAAAGTCTGTCCGTTCAAAAAAGCATCCCAGAATGAAGGCCACAGTTCGACTCAATTGGG GCGGTGGGACAAATTTGAGGAGTCTTATCGCATCATGCATTTTTCTAATGGAGATAGATGCTGGAATGGCCCCGACAGAAGCCTAAAG GTCAGGCTTAGATGTGGATTAAAGAATGAGCTAACTGAGGTTGATGAACCGAGCAGATGCGA ATATGTGGCTATACTATCAACTCCTTTGCTATGTTACGAAGAAAGGCTAAAG GAACTGCAGCAGAAATTGGATGACATGATGAGGCAACCCTCAACTCATGATGAACTCTAG
- the LOC109709351 gene encoding uncharacterized protein LOC109709351 isoform X2 codes for MPWSSSSSLCSRVRSWVRDYDRIQSLAVTLLYIQIGCALLGSLGALFNGVLLINLVVALFALVAIESSSQSLGRTYAVLLVCAIVLDISWFIFFSRTIWSIAPEKYGPLFAFSVKLALSMQTIGFSVRLCSSVLWIQMYRLGIPSFNSIREEDFDVRENFLNSNSDDNLDCFLNDSA; via the exons atgcccTGGTCCTCTTCCTCGTCGCTATGCTCGCGTGTTCGCTCGTGGGTTCGCGATTACGATCGGATCCAATCCCTCGCCGTCACCCTCCTCTACATCCAA ATTGGTTGCGCTCTTCTTGGATCACTCGGTGCGTTGTTCAACGGCGTGTTGTTGATCAATTTGGTCGTGGCGCTCTTTGCTCTCGTCGCCATCGAGAGCAGTAGCCAGAGCCTCGGCCGGACCTACGCCGTGCTTCTCGTCTGCGCTATCGTGCTGGATATCTCTTGGTTCATATTTTTCTCACGCACCATATG GAGCATAGCTCCGGAGAAATATGGGCCGCTCTTCGCTTTCTCCGTGAAACTTGCTTTGTCAATGCAAACTATTGGTTTCTCTGTAAGGCTCTGTTCATCAGTCCTATGGATTCAGATGTACAGATTGGGGATTCCAAGTTTCAATAGCATCCGCGAAGAAGATTTTGACGTGAGGGAAAATTttctgaattcaaattctgaTGACAATTTAGATTGTTTCCTCAATGATTCGGCTTaa
- the LOC109709351 gene encoding uncharacterized protein LOC109709351 isoform X1: MPWSSSSSLCSRVRSWVRDYDRIQSLAVTLLYIQIGCALLGSLGALFNGVLLINLVVALFALVAIESSSQSLGRTYAVLLVCAIVLDISWFIFFSRTIWYACLVYRTLTGSIAPEKYGPLFAFSVKLALSMQTIGFSVRLCSSVLWIQMYRLGIPSFNSIREEDFDVRENFLNSNSDDNLDCFLNDSA; encoded by the exons atgcccTGGTCCTCTTCCTCGTCGCTATGCTCGCGTGTTCGCTCGTGGGTTCGCGATTACGATCGGATCCAATCCCTCGCCGTCACCCTCCTCTACATCCAA ATTGGTTGCGCTCTTCTTGGATCACTCGGTGCGTTGTTCAACGGCGTGTTGTTGATCAATTTGGTCGTGGCGCTCTTTGCTCTCGTCGCCATCGAGAGCAGTAGCCAGAGCCTCGGCCGGACCTACGCCGTGCTTCTCGTCTGCGCTATCGTGCTGGATATCTCTTGGTTCATATTTTTCTCACGCACCATATGGTATGCTTGCTTGGTTTATCGGACACTTACAGG GAGCATAGCTCCGGAGAAATATGGGCCGCTCTTCGCTTTCTCCGTGAAACTTGCTTTGTCAATGCAAACTATTGGTTTCTCTGTAAGGCTCTGTTCATCAGTCCTATGGATTCAGATGTACAGATTGGGGATTCCAAGTTTCAATAGCATCCGCGAAGAAGATTTTGACGTGAGGGAAAATTttctgaattcaaattctgaTGACAATTTAGATTGTTTCCTCAATGATTCGGCTTaa
- the LOC109709488 gene encoding WUSCHEL-related homeobox 11-like isoform X2 yields MDDENTTSKNPIHDGSPPDRPAEPVRTRWTPKPEQILILESIFNSGMVNPPKDETVRIRKLLEKFGAVGDANVFYWFQNRRSRSRRRQRQMQAGLLNDPVAGSGSSSSSSSSSRSLSSGGFFASSSSSSSSSSSSNSCSSSSFIGDDCSSSDDLFAISRQMGFVESNRFAPAFVGASSDVTSQLHYQAGTITVFINGIASEVPRGPIDLRTMFGQGVMLVHSSGDLLPVNEYGILMHSLQMGESYFLVPRPT; encoded by the exons ATGGATGATGAGAACACCACCTCCAAAAACCCTATCCATGATGGGTCCCCCCCGGACCGTCCGGCGGAGCCGGTCCGGACCCGGTGGACGCCGAAGCCCGAGCAGATCCTCATACTCGAGTCCATCTTCAACAGCGGCATGGTGAACCCCCCCAAGGACGAGACGGTGCGGATTCGCAAGCTCCTCGAGAAGTTCGGCGCCGTCGGGGACGCCAACGTCTTCTACTGGTTCCAGAACCGCCGGTCGCGGTCGCGCCGGCGCCAGCGGCAGATGCAGGCCGGGCTACTCAACGATCCGGTGGCCGGTTCGGGGagctcctcctcgtcgtcgtcgtcgagtcGTTCGTTGAGTAGCGGGGGTTTTTTcgcgtcttcttcttcctcctcctcctcctcctcttcttcgaaTTCTTGTTCGTCTTCGAGCTTCATAGGGGATGATTGTAGTAGCTCCGACGATCTCTTCGCGATCTCTCGCCAGATGGGGTTCGTGGAGAGTAATCGATTCGCTCCGGCGTTCGTCGGAGCTTCTTCAGATGTGACCTCGCAGTTGCACTACCAAGCTG GAACCATCACTGTGTTCATTAATGGGATTGCTTCGGAAGTTCCGAGGGGTCCTATAGACTTGAGAACCATGTTTGGCCAAGGTGTGATGCTTGTTCATTCCTCTGGTGATCTTCTTCCTGTCAATGAGTATGGAATTCTAATGCATAGTTTGCAGATGGGCGAAAGTTACTTCTTG GTTCCGAGGCCTACTTAA
- the LOC109709488 gene encoding WUSCHEL-related homeobox 11-like isoform X1 produces MDDENTTSKNPIHDGSPPDRPAEPVRTRWTPKPEQILILESIFNSGMVNPPKDETVRIRKLLEKFGAVGDANVFYWFQNRRSRSRRRQRQMQAGLLNDPVAGSGSSSSSSSSSRSLSSGGFFASSSSSSSSSSSSNSCSSSSFIGDDCSSSDDLFAISRQMGFVESNRFAPAFVGASSDVTSQLHYQAAGTITVFINGIASEVPRGPIDLRTMFGQGVMLVHSSGDLLPVNEYGILMHSLQMGESYFLVPRPT; encoded by the exons ATGGATGATGAGAACACCACCTCCAAAAACCCTATCCATGATGGGTCCCCCCCGGACCGTCCGGCGGAGCCGGTCCGGACCCGGTGGACGCCGAAGCCCGAGCAGATCCTCATACTCGAGTCCATCTTCAACAGCGGCATGGTGAACCCCCCCAAGGACGAGACGGTGCGGATTCGCAAGCTCCTCGAGAAGTTCGGCGCCGTCGGGGACGCCAACGTCTTCTACTGGTTCCAGAACCGCCGGTCGCGGTCGCGCCGGCGCCAGCGGCAGATGCAGGCCGGGCTACTCAACGATCCGGTGGCCGGTTCGGGGagctcctcctcgtcgtcgtcgtcgagtcGTTCGTTGAGTAGCGGGGGTTTTTTcgcgtcttcttcttcctcctcctcctcctcctcttcttcgaaTTCTTGTTCGTCTTCGAGCTTCATAGGGGATGATTGTAGTAGCTCCGACGATCTCTTCGCGATCTCTCGCCAGATGGGGTTCGTGGAGAGTAATCGATTCGCTCCGGCGTTCGTCGGAGCTTCTTCAGATGTGACCTCGCAGTTGCACTACCAAGCTG CAGGAACCATCACTGTGTTCATTAATGGGATTGCTTCGGAAGTTCCGAGGGGTCCTATAGACTTGAGAACCATGTTTGGCCAAGGTGTGATGCTTGTTCATTCCTCTGGTGATCTTCTTCCTGTCAATGAGTATGGAATTCTAATGCATAGTTTGCAGATGGGCGAAAGTTACTTCTTG GTTCCGAGGCCTACTTAA